In one Ictalurus furcatus strain D&B chromosome 28, Billie_1.0, whole genome shotgun sequence genomic region, the following are encoded:
- the tbx2a gene encoding T-box transcription factor TBX2a, producing the protein MRDPVFTGTGAMAYHPFHAHRPADFPVSAFLAQPASFFPSLGLLPKPLAEHALSGAAEAGLHAALHGHHHHHSHPQQQQAAAAAHLRALKSLEPEEEVEDDPKVTLEAKELWDQFHKLGTEMVITKSGRRMFPPYKVRVNGLDKKAKYILLMDIVAADDCRYKFHNSRWMVAGKADPEMPKRMYIHPDSPATGEQWMAKPVTFHKLKLTNNISDKHGFTILNSMHKYQPRFHIVRANDILKLPYSTFRTYVFPETDFIAVTAYQNDKITQLKIDHNPFAKGFRDTGNGRREKRKQLSLPALRVYDEACAKGDGAESDASSCDPPSTREPLHSPLGSATSPLKFSRSSRDEKNSTESDQEFEHQEQMSVGVSSPGPQAASPFNPSIEERVKDRPDLDKKEDYADSSRESDSAFSIRNPEKDKSERRNPKESEPSRKEGKERFTPLLIQTEGPSSFSANHFQSLALSGLHGQPLFNPLSAAGHPLLFHPSQFAMAPGAFSTMGMGHLLASMSGASALENGGLSPQGSATPGSFPFHLSQHMLASQGISMQPFGSLLPYPYTYMAAAAAAAAASSLPAGGVASCLSRSALLSGSRPRLRFSPYQIPQSSSLLSAGLPGADHADSASGSSSKPGSREGSPTPGPHGSPHASPHAPAKEAVNELQSIQRLVRGLEKQRDASPGREST; encoded by the exons GCGCAGCCCGCCTCCTTCTTTCCGAGCCTCGGGCTTCTTCCCAAGCCACTGGCTGAGCACGCTCTGTCCGGAGCCGCGGAGGCAGGCCTGCACGCGGCGCTGCACggccaccatcatcaccactcTCACccgcagcagcagcaggcgGCTGCCGCCGCGCACCTCCGTGCACTAAAGAGCCTCGAGCCAGAGGAGGAGGTAGAGGACGACCCCAAAGTCACGCTCGAAGCCAAGGAACTCTGGGATCAGTTTCATAAACTCGGCACCGAAATGGTCATCACCAAGTCGGGAAG GAGAATGTTTCCTCCGTATAAAGTGCGCGTGAACGGCCTGGATAAGAAGGCCAAGTACATCCTGTTGATGGACATCGTGGCGGCGGACGACTGCCGCTACAAATTCCATAACTCCCGCTGGATGGTGGCGGGCAAAGCGGACCCGGAGATGCCCAAGCGCATGTACATCCACCCGGACAGCCCTGCTACCGGGGAGCAGTGGATGGCCAAACCGGTCACCTTCCACAAGCTCAAACTCACCAACAACATCTCCGACAAACACGGATTC ACTATCCTAAACTCGATGCACAAATACCAACCCAGGTTTCATATAGTTCGAGCCAACGACATCCTGAAGCTGCCCTACAGTACTTTCAGGACATATGTGTTTCCAGAAACGGATTTCATAGCCGTCACTGCCTATCAAAACGACAAG ATTACGCAGCTCAAAATCGACCACAACCCTTTCGCCAAAGGATTCAGAGACACGGGCAATGGCAGGAGAGAAAAAAG GAAGCAGTTGAGTCTGCCTGCGCTGCGTGTGTATGATGAGGCGTGCGCTAAAGGAGACGGAGCGGAATCTGACGCTTCATCCTGCGACCCGCCGAGTACCAGAGAGCCGCTTCACTCCCCTTTAGGATCCGCAACAAGCCCGCTAAAATTCAGCAGGTCCAGTCGAG ATGAGAAAAACTCCACTGAAAGTGATCAAGAGTTTGAGCACCAGGAGCAAATGTCTGTAGGAGTGAGTAGTCCTGGTCCACAAGCAGCATCTCCCTTCAACCCAAGCATTGAGGAAAGGGTCAAGGACAGACCCGATCTTGACAAGAAAGAGGACTACGCGGACTCAAGTAGAGAAAGCGACTCTGCTTTCAGCATCAGAAACCCAGAGAAGGACAAATCTGAGAGACGGAACCCCAAAGAGTCAGAACCATCCAGGAAGGAGGGCAAGGAACGGTTTACCCCGCTTCTGATCCAAACAGAAGGCCCATCATCCTTCAGTGCCAATCACTTCCAGAGCCTGGCACTGTCCGGCCTGCACGGTCAGCCTTTATTTAACCCACTGAGTGCAGCAGGGCACCCGTTGCTGTTTCACCCGAGCCAGTTCGCCATGGCTCCTGGGGCCTTCTCGACCATGGGCATGGGGCACTTGTTGGCATCGATGTCTGGGGCAAGTGCCCTGGAGAATGGAGGCCTATCACCTCAGGGCAGTGCCACACCCGGATCTTTCCCTTTCCACCTCTCGCAGCACATGCTTGCATCTCAG GGTATCTCCATGCAGCCCTTCGGCAGTCTCCTCCCGTATCCATACACATACATGGCGGCGGCGGCTGCGGCTGCGGCGGCTTCATCTCTCCCCGCCGGCGGTGTGGCGTCTTGTCTCAGCCGCAGCGCTTTACTGAGCGGCTCGCGGCCCAGACTGCGCTTCAGCCCCTATCAGATcccgcagagctccagcctgctAAGCGCTGGACTTCCGGGTGCGGATCACGCAGACTCAGCCTCGGGTTCCTCCTCCAAACCAGGCAGCAGGGAGGGCAGTCCTACACCCGGGCCGCACGGATCCCCGCACGCATCCCCGCACGCACCCGCCAAGGAGGCCGTGAACGAACTGCAGAGCATACAGAGGCTCGTGAGGGGACTGGAGAAACAACGGGACGCGTCGCCGGGTCGAGAGTCCACCTAA